A window from Citrus sinensis cultivar Valencia sweet orange chromosome 5, DVS_A1.0, whole genome shotgun sequence encodes these proteins:
- the LOC102609832 gene encoding ubiquinol oxidase 2, mitochondrial produces MMYRGGVRLFSTLTARTASTEAAARILAGQTNRHLSTFLVRAPVLGLRNRSTLALGGEKEQQREENVQTTGAAVAGGSGNNDEKRIVSYWGVEAPKVNKDDGSEWKWSCFRPWEAYEADLSIDLKKHHAPTTFSDKMAFWTVKSLRWPTDLFFQRRYGCRAMMLETVAAVPGMVGGMLLHCKSLRRFEHSGGWIKALLEEAENERMHLMTFMEVAKPKWYERALVFAVQGVFFNAYFLGYLISPKFAHRMVGYLEEEAIHSYTEFLKELDKGNIENVPAPAIATDYWRLPPNSTLKDVVLVVRADEAHHRDVNHYASDIHYQGRQLRESPAPLGYH; encoded by the exons ATGATGTATCGTGGTGGGGTCCGCTTGTTTTCTACCCTAACCGCACGCACAGCTTCAACCGAGGCGGCCGCCAGGATCTTGGCCGGCCAAACTAACAGGCATTTATCGACCTTCTTGGTTAGGGCTCCGGTTCTGGGCTTAAGGAACCGGAGCACGTTGGCTTTAGGTGGTGAGAAAGAACAACAGCGGGAGGAGAATGTTCAGACGACCGGTGCCGCGGTGGCCGGTGGCAGTGGGAATAACGATGAGAAGAGGATTGTGAGTTACTGGGGCGTGGAGGCTCCTAAAGTTAACAAAGATGATGGTAGTGAATGGAAGTGGAGCTGCTTTAGG ccATGGGAGGCTTACGAAGCGGATTTATCAATTGATTTGAAGAAGCACCACGCACCGACGACCTTTTCGGACAAAATGGCATTTTGGACAGTCAAATCACTCAGGTGGCCCACTGATTTGTTCTTTCAG AGAAGATATGGGTGCCGGGCTATGATGCTTGAAACAGTGGCGGCAGTCCCCGGGATGGTGGGAGGGATGCTGTTGCATTGCAAGTCATTGAGGCGTTTCGAGCACAGCGGTGGTTGGATTAAGGCTTTGTTGGAAGAGGCAGAGAACGAACGTAtgcatttgatgacattcatGGAGGTAGCAAAGCCCAAATGGTATGAGCGTGCTCTTGTGTTTGCAGTGCAAGGTGTGTTCTTCAATGCTTACTTCTTGGGCTATCTCATCTCGCCTAAATTCGCTCATCGGATGGTTGGGTACCTTGAGGAAGAAGCAATCCACTCGTACACCGAGTTCCTCAAGGAGTTGGATAAAGGTAACATTGAGAACGTTCCTGCTCCGGCCATTGCCACTGATTACTGGAGGTTGCCTCCGAACTCGACTCTCAAGGATGTTGTGCTGGTTGTAAGAGCAGATGAGGCTCACCACCGTGATGTTAATCACTATGCATCG GACATACATTACCAAGGGCGCCAATTGAGGGAATCTCCAGCTCCACTGGGGTATCACTGA